The bacterium genome includes a window with the following:
- a CDS encoding ABC transporter ATP-binding protein, producing the protein MDTLKPVIKIENLNVVYNKKTTNEFWALQNINIEIYPREYIIFFGPSGCGKSTLLNSIAGLEMNKEGKVFVDDKDISTMNEDELAAFHRTRIGMIFQVYNLIPSLSVLDNVTLPQVFMGVHKEERVKRAKSFLERFGILEHADKIPTELSGGQQQRIGIARSLVNDPKILLCDEPVGNLDSVSSVKVMELLKELNEKEEKTLILVTHNPEHLVYANRIFYIKDGRVEKEVVNKEVRPQMVLKEEKQAESAKATSGFEEKITKELELLQRSFPGLSSTQLNMLLIPFKSKLLANYLLSDYDVDEIARIENIVHDRLSGRMNKEELRFKLDADYERGGAGLNSMTAMRLGKVVEDVIAKTETIIKGRRGGAGDGLLAKNMNQEHPEFKAIWSQITELRYSFIDPLKGDLTDRQIIRMESAIYNRLIGDFDKGSFYEMLDRPFEQGGVGLNKVTAKKMTRDLEMVMLLSYGF; encoded by the coding sequence GTGGATACTCTAAAGCCGGTTATCAAAATAGAGAACTTAAATGTAGTTTACAATAAAAAAACTACCAATGAGTTTTGGGCGTTGCAGAATATTAACATAGAGATCTATCCCAGGGAATATATAATTTTTTTTGGGCCATCGGGATGCGGAAAATCAACGCTCTTGAACAGCATTGCCGGATTGGAAATGAACAAAGAAGGAAAAGTGTTTGTGGATGATAAGGACATTTCTACCATGAACGAAGATGAATTAGCGGCTTTCCACCGGACCAGGATCGGGATGATTTTTCAGGTTTATAATTTGATCCCTTCGCTTTCCGTGCTGGATAACGTGACTTTGCCGCAAGTTTTTATGGGTGTGCACAAGGAAGAGAGAGTCAAAAGAGCGAAAAGTTTTTTAGAGAGATTCGGAATTTTAGAGCATGCCGATAAGATTCCGACAGAGCTTTCCGGCGGACAGCAGCAGAGGATCGGCATTGCCCGGTCTTTGGTGAATGATCCGAAAATATTGCTTTGCGATGAGCCGGTAGGAAACTTGGATTCCGTTTCTTCCGTCAAGGTTATGGAGCTTTTGAAAGAATTGAATGAAAAAGAAGAGAAAACATTGATTTTGGTCACTCATAATCCGGAACATCTGGTTTATGCCAATCGCATATTTTATATTAAGGATGGGAGAGTTGAGAAAGAAGTGGTAAATAAAGAAGTCAGGCCCCAGATGGTGTTAAAGGAAGAGAAACAGGCTGAAAGCGCAAAAGCGACCAGTGGTTTTGAAGAAAAGATCACCAAAGAGCTTGAGTTATTGCAAAGATCTTTTCCCGGCTTGTCTTCCACGCAATTAAATATGCTTTTGATTCCTTTTAAGTCGAAACTTTTGGCGAATTATTTATTAAGCGATTATGATGTTGATGAAATTGCCAGGATCGAAAATATAGTTCATGATCGATTGTCGGGAAGAATGAATAAGGAAGAGTTGAGATTTAAGCTTGATGCGGATTATGAAAGAGGAGGCGCAGGCTTAAACAGCATGACCGCGATGCGTCTGGGAAAGGTGGTTGAAGATGTTATAGCCAAGACCGAAACTATTATCAAAGGAAGAAGAGGCGGGGCCGGAGACGGGCTATTAGCAAAAAACATGAACCAGGAACATCCCGAATTTAAAGCTATTTGGAGTCAAATTACGGAATTAAGATACAGTTTTATTGATCCCTTGAAAGGAGATCTGACGGATAGGCAAATAATCAGAATGGAATCCGCGATATATAATCGATTGATCGGCGATTTTGACAAAGGATCTTTTTATGAAATGCTTGATAGGCCTTTTGAACAGGGAGGGGTCGGCCTCAATAAAGTTACCGCAAAGAAAATGACCCGCGACCTGGAAATGGTTATGCTTTTAAGCTATGGATTCTAA
- a CDS encoding sugar transferase, whose product MKKAELVFNMLLVPVDFLMFFLAGVAAYLLRFNKSLTDIRPVVFDLPFGSYAVLALAAAFFFIVIFSLLGLYSFKTKRKLREDFSKILIGVTLGVLTLVFFTFLTRDLFSSRFIILAAWLFAITFVFAGRIILEKTRRHMIGKYGYGVHKVLVIGQNQASADLVREFQTNLSLGYRSIVDKKQFSMDSFKKSYNAVRFDEVIVADLAIPRNILVELLEYCQVYHIDFKFIPDLFQAKTINVDVETIKGITLVEIKKTPLDGWGKIIKRAFDIVGAIFGIIIFSPVMIVTALILRLESKGPVIYYSERVGAKGNFDVFKFRSMKLAYCTGKQFGVQNEQALQYEKKLIKEKNTRHGAIYKIKDDPRVTSFGKFIRRTSIDELPQLFNVLLGQMSLVGPRPHQAREVEKNGSYYRKNLEIKPGITGLAQVGGRSDLSTNEELDLDNYYLSNWSFWLDMKILFKTIPAVINKREAE is encoded by the coding sequence ATGAAAAAGGCAGAACTAGTATTTAATATGTTATTAGTGCCGGTAGATTTTTTGATGTTTTTTTTAGCCGGCGTGGCTGCGTATCTCTTGCGCTTTAACAAAAGTCTTACCGATATCAGGCCAGTTGTTTTCGATCTGCCGTTTGGCAGTTATGCGGTCCTCGCGCTAGCGGCGGCATTTTTTTTTATAGTCATTTTTTCTTTGCTGGGGCTTTATAGTTTTAAAACAAAAAGAAAATTAAGAGAAGATTTTTCAAAAATATTGATAGGCGTGACGCTCGGCGTATTGACGCTGGTTTTTTTTACTTTTTTGACAAGAGACCTGTTTTCTTCCCGTTTTATTATTTTAGCCGCTTGGCTTTTCGCCATAACTTTTGTTTTCGCCGGCAGAATAATTTTGGAAAAAACCAGAAGACATATGATCGGAAAGTATGGATACGGAGTTCATAAGGTTTTGGTGATCGGCCAAAACCAGGCAAGCGCGGATCTGGTAAGGGAATTTCAGACAAATCTTTCGCTTGGGTATCGGTCGATCGTTGACAAGAAGCAATTTTCGATGGATTCTTTTAAAAAAAGCTACAATGCCGTCAGGTTTGACGAAGTAATTGTCGCTGATCTGGCCATACCGCGGAATATCCTTGTTGAACTTCTGGAATATTGCCAGGTTTATCATATTGATTTTAAATTTATTCCCGATCTTTTTCAGGCCAAAACGATCAACGTGGACGTGGAAACGATCAAAGGCATTACGCTGGTTGAAATTAAAAAAACTCCCTTGGACGGATGGGGAAAAATAATCAAGCGGGCTTTTGATATTGTCGGGGCGATTTTTGGAATTATTATTTTTTCTCCCGTGATGATCGTTACGGCTCTGATCTTAAGGCTTGAGTCGAAAGGCCCGGTTATTTATTACAGCGAAAGAGTCGGTGCCAAAGGAAATTTTGATGTTTTTAAATTTCGTTCGATGAAACTTGCTTATTGCACGGGGAAGCAATTTGGCGTTCAGAATGAACAAGCGCTTCAGTATGAGAAAAAATTAATTAAAGAAAAAAACACGAGGCACGGAGCGATTTATAAAATCAAAGACGACCCGAGAGTGACAAGCTTCGGCAAATTCATACGCCGCACCAGCATTGATGAGCTGCCGCAGCTTTTTAATGTTTTATTGGGACAAATGAGTTTGGTGGGACCGCGGCCTCATCAAGCCAGAGAAGTGGAAAAAAACGGCAGTTATTACAGAAAAAACCTGGAGATCAAACCGGGTATTACCGGATTGGCGCAAGTTGGCGGGCGTTCGGATCTTAGCACGAACGAGGAACTTGATCTGGATAATTATTATCTGTCCAATTGGTCTTTTTGGCTCGATATGAAAATACTTTTTAAGACCATACCGGCGGTGATTAACAAAAGAGAGGCGGAATAA
- a CDS encoding glycosyltransferase family 1 protein, translated as MIIGIDLRAIGQGKYSGVEEYALNLLNALFSIDHKNKYLLFSSGQSISNRYLDFSQKAKKNNSNIDLCRSSIPNRILNASFKVFSWPKIDKLMNGADIVFEPNINLLPSFKAKKVVTFHDLSFEKYSNFFSPKQIFWHNFVNPKKIAREADFIIAVSESTKNDLREIYGIPKEKIKVIYSGVSSCAPLSPKASEGHSKTTEDKGSKIKEIKIKYNLPEKYILYLGTIEPRKNIIGLIRAFELFKKSHSPSALSHKLLIAGSKGWLCEDIFYAAGHSAWKDDIIFTGFIADEDKAYLYNLASLFVYPSFYEGFGFPPLEAMASDVPVITSDCSSLPEVVGVSAIMVNPYNSGQLARAMEEVLGNEKLREKMILKGREQAKKFSWNKCARETLEIFESVNKG; from the coding sequence ATGATAATCGGCATTGATTTACGGGCAATCGGGCAGGGAAAATATTCGGGCGTGGAAGAATATGCTTTAAATCTCCTTAACGCTCTTTTTAGCATTGATCATAAAAATAAATACCTGTTATTTAGCAGCGGCCAGAGCATAAGCAATCGTTATTTGGATTTTTCCCAAAAAGCGAAAAAAAATAATTCTAACATTGACCTCTGCCGCTCGTCTATTCCCAATCGTATTTTGAACGCTTCATTCAAGGTTTTTTCCTGGCCTAAAATCGATAAATTAATGAATGGCGCGGATATTGTGTTTGAGCCGAATATTAACCTGCTCCCGTCTTTTAAAGCAAAAAAAGTCGTTACTTTCCACGATCTTTCTTTTGAAAAATACAGCAATTTTTTTTCTCCCAAGCAGATTTTTTGGCATAATTTTGTCAATCCCAAAAAAATTGCCCGGGAAGCGGATTTTATCATTGCGGTTTCCGAATCGACGAAGAACGATCTTCGGGAGATCTACGGCATTCCGAAAGAAAAAATAAAAGTAATTTATTCCGGAGTCTCCTCCTGCGCTCCTCTTTCGCCAAAGGCTTCAGAAGGACACAGTAAAACTACGGAGGATAAAGGGTCAAAAATTAAGGAAATTAAAATTAAATATAATTTGCCGGAAAAATATATTCTGTATTTGGGAACGATCGAGCCGCGCAAGAATATCATCGGGCTGATCAGGGCTTTTGAATTATTTAAAAAAAGCCATTCGCCATCGGCTTTAAGCCATAAGTTATTGATCGCCGGTTCCAAAGGGTGGCTTTGCGAGGACATATTTTATGCCGCTGGCCATTCCGCCTGGAAAGACGATATAATTTTTACCGGTTTTATCGCGGATGAGGACAAGGCGTATTTATATAATCTTGCGAGTTTGTTCGTTTACCCTTCTTTCTATGAAGGTTTCGGTTTTCCGCCGCTGGAAGCGATGGCAAGCGATGTGCCAGTGATCACTTCTGATTGTTCGTCTTTGCCGGAAGTGGTCGGAGTTTCGGCCATAATGGTCAATCCTTACAATAGCGGCCAGCTTGCCCGGGCAATGGAAGAAGTTCTAGGCAATGAAAAATTAAGAGAAAAAATGATCTTAAAAGGGCGCGAACAGGCTAAAAAATTTTCCTGGAACAAATGCGCGAGAGAGACGCTGGAGATTTTTGAGTCGGTAAACAAAGGTTAG
- a CDS encoding carboxypeptidase-like regulatory domain-containing protein, with the protein MKVKKQDKLKNIIGAGALSFFAFLTGLVFISAIFAFPVSASTTDGTIDSVYKYAWEENIGWINFGTANGNVHVTDSGMTGYALSETAGWINLSNIINDGEGNLSGYGWSENTGWIKFNPANGGVIINSSGEFTGSALSENIGWIIFGGDYKVKTDWRPQSARPCVSWTYSDWSGCSVGQQTRTIISSSPSGCSGGSPILSQTCSSGGGLPPAAYNPPTNPEAGFKISINQGAEYTNSSTVNLTLIVGSDTVRMAISEFPDFKNASQFPFQQEIKWELLPIPNSQIPKQGIKRILYAKFYTQYGVSSQVYSDSIIIIASLPVIPAPSVIPQVSPQSSPKAAAGEATPHPSPKAAEGEAQPAPPPPYFETPPEKPEPVNPDWNLIKLPEVKNFSPQTNEISFFTEKFSSLAETFKKLGISQISDIASRVPSVSFSIPNLWKILKLQPADSNPTPLADLPANLKEQIPSEVVFVSAASGKINLDSSLVMDENSLKQKISAPSSTNLSIAFKPDKPARSISGYIALKKSAYSANPAPEGLSFWDDISSFLISSASAQESKPQEVEQRFVLAQFQYSDSDKDGIWTADIQTPAVTGEYEIISLISYQNQSIPAKEIRLITVIDPEGYVYRKEANEEETRVKNVKVSIYRLNPANNQYELWPAQNFDQKNPQTTDATGKYSFLVPAGSYYLKAEAPGYYPHQSDNFAVSEAGNVHMNLELKPKFSLARDWEMIAIAGLAIVALILAYFLAYNFYQDRRRKG; encoded by the coding sequence ATGAAAGTAAAAAAACAAGATAAATTAAAAAATATCATTGGTGCTGGCGCTCTAAGCTTCTTCGCGTTTCTAACGGGGCTTGTTTTTATAAGCGCTATTTTTGCATTTCCCGTTTCCGCTTCAACCACTGACGGCACTATTGACAGCGTTTATAAATACGCTTGGGAAGAAAACATTGGCTGGATAAATTTCGGTACCGCTAACGGCAATGTCCATGTGACGGATTCCGGGATGACTGGATATGCTTTAAGTGAAACTGCCGGCTGGATAAATTTAAGCAATATTATTAACGATGGCGAAGGAAATTTATCAGGTTATGGATGGAGCGAAAACACCGGCTGGATAAAATTCAATCCGGCTAATGGCGGCGTGATTATTAATTCATCGGGCGAATTCACCGGATCGGCTTTGAGCGAAAATATCGGCTGGATTATTTTCGGCGGGGACTATAAAGTCAAGACCGACTGGCGGCCGCAAAGCGCGAGGCCTTGTGTATCTTGGACATATTCCGACTGGAGCGGTTGTTCTGTCGGCCAGCAAACCAGAACTATTATTTCGTCATCTCCTTCCGGATGCAGCGGAGGAAGTCCGATTTTAAGCCAAACTTGCTCTTCCGGCGGCGGCTTGCCTCCCGCGGCTTACAATCCGCCAACTAATCCCGAAGCCGGATTTAAAATTTCCATTAATCAAGGCGCTGAATATACAAATAGTTCCACAGTTAATCTTACTTTAATTGTCGGCTCGGACACTGTTAGAATGGCAATTTCCGAATTTCCTGATTTTAAAAATGCCAGCCAGTTTCCTTTTCAACAAGAAATAAAATGGGAGTTATTGCCAATTCCCAATAGCCAAATTCCCAAACAAGGGATAAAAAGAATTTTATACGCAAAATTTTACACCCAATATGGCGTAAGCTCGCAAGTTTATTCCGATTCCATAATTATTATTGCCTCTTTGCCGGTTATTCCCGCGCCGTCTGTAATTCCTCAAGTTTCTCCTCAGTCTTCGCCAAAAGCCGCGGCAGGCGAAGCAACTCCACATCCTTCACCAAAGGCTGCGGAGGGCGAAGCCCAGCCCGCTCCTCCTCCTCCATATTTTGAAACCCCGCCGGAAAAGCCCGAGCCCGTTAATCCCGATTGGAACCTTATAAAATTGCCGGAAGTTAAAAACTTTTCTCCTCAAACCAATGAAATATCTTTTTTCACTGAAAAATTTTCTTCTTTGGCCGAAACTTTTAAAAAGCTTGGCATCTCTCAAATTTCCGATATCGCTTCCCGCGTTCCATCCGTCAGCTTTAGCATTCCCAATCTCTGGAAAATTCTCAAGCTTCAGCCGGCGGACAGCAATCCAACGCCTTTAGCTGATCTTCCCGCCAATTTAAAGGAACAAATACCCTCGGAAGTCGTCTTTGTTTCCGCCGCCTCGGGAAAAATCAATCTTGATTCTTCCTTGGTGATGGATGAGAATTCCCTGAAGCAAAAAATCTCCGCTCCTTCCTCAACCAATCTAAGTATCGCTTTTAAGCCGGATAAACCGGCCCGCTCCATCAGCGGTTATATAGCTTTGAAAAAAAGCGCGTATTCCGCCAATCCCGCGCCAGAAGGTCTCTCTTTTTGGGATGATATTTCTTCTTTTCTAATTTCTTCCGCTTCTGCTCAAGAATCCAAACCCCAAGAAGTCGAGCAGCGATTTGTCCTGGCTCAATTTCAATACTCTGACTCTGACAAAGACGGCATCTGGACTGCTGACATCCAAACTCCGGCTGTCACCGGTGAATACGAAATTATTTCTTTAATCAGCTACCAAAATCAATCAATTCCTGCCAAAGAAATCCGCTTAATCACAGTGATTGATCCGGAAGGGTATGTGTATCGCAAAGAAGCCAATGAAGAAGAAACGAGAGTTAAGAATGTGAAAGTTTCAATTTACCGATTAAATCCTGCCAATAACCAGTATGAACTCTGGCCGGCTCAAAACTTTGATCAAAAAAATCCCCAGACCACGGATGCTACCGGCAAATATTCTTTCCTGGTTCCGGCCGGTTCTTATTATCTCAAAGCCGAAGCCCCGGGCTATTATCCGCATCAAAGCGATAATTTTGCCGTTTCCGAAGCCGGCAATGTTCATATGAATTTGGAATTGAAACCTAAATTCTCGCTGGCAAGGGATTGGGAGATGATAGCGATAGCAGGACTGGCTATTGTCGCGCTTATCCTTGCTTATTTTCTGGCATATAATTTTTATCAAGATAGAAGAAGAAAAGGTTAA
- a CDS encoding four helix bundle protein — protein sequence MARYDHISIFQSAYILTLEIYKTTKNFSKEYKYTLGERLKNTAHGILDLVMKTNAMTGKEKLSGIAEIDYKKEVLRIHLRLAFDLKVISRGQLGVFNEKIEEIGKQLGGWQKWANQ from the coding sequence ATGGCGCGTTATGATCATATATCCATATTTCAATCTGCGTATATTCTCACGCTGGAAATATACAAAACAACAAAAAATTTCAGCAAAGAATATAAATATACGCTGGGAGAGCGCTTGAAAAATACCGCTCATGGAATTTTGGACTTGGTGATGAAAACCAACGCGATGACGGGGAAAGAAAAATTATCAGGAATAGCCGAGATAGATTATAAAAAAGAAGTACTGAGGATTCATCTGCGTTTGGCGTTTGATTTGAAAGTTATAAGCAGAGGGCAATTGGGGGTGTTCAATGAAAAAATAGAAGAAATAGGGAAACAGCTTGGTGGCTGGCAGAAATGGGCTAATCAATAA
- a CDS encoding reverse transcriptase/maturase family protein, with the protein MKIVSLNPNTAERERERERERERVNPRSDIPAPSNPQDYSGFSFENLLIAYYQCRKTKRKSSSAAKFEINFEKELLEMSLQLKNRNYRLGKYTCFAITDPKIREVWAADFRDRIIHHLLVGYLEPIWEKKFIFHSYACRKEKGAHKAIKNLRQALNIQSPNIHKLWYLKIDIESFFMSINKFVLFSLVQKHINNTDILWLSKLIIFQNPTDNYLIKGDRKILASIPKNKSFFHAPPSNGLPIGNYTSQFFANVYLNEADQFIKHNLKCRHYFRYMDDFLLLHEDKNILLKWRDKISNFLENRLKLTLHPKKQFLQPVSRGIDFLGYIVKPDYILSRRRIIANFKKKLHYFNKLLNNDAEPWPEKQNFQPALPLIFHNQTPALEFILETQATINSYYGHFKHANCSYLRKNLCQKYFKELNNFLDPADKTFSSFIINPAIKKFYQEKNKEY; encoded by the coding sequence ATGAAAATTGTATCACTAAATCCGAATACCGCAGAGAGAGAGAGAGAGAGAGAGAGAGAGAGAGAGAGAGTAAATCCGCGCTCGGATATTCCTGCCCCGTCAAATCCGCAGGATTATTCGGGGTTTTCTTTTGAAAATCTCCTAATCGCTTATTACCAATGCCGGAAAACTAAAAGAAAAAGCTCAAGCGCGGCAAAATTTGAAATAAATTTTGAAAAAGAACTTCTTGAAATGTCATTGCAGCTCAAAAACAGGAATTACCGGCTTGGAAAATATACTTGTTTTGCCATCACTGATCCCAAAATCCGCGAGGTTTGGGCGGCTGACTTCCGCGACCGAATCATCCACCATTTGCTTGTCGGCTATCTTGAGCCTATTTGGGAGAAAAAATTCATTTTCCATTCCTACGCTTGCCGTAAAGAAAAAGGCGCGCATAAAGCTATAAAAAATCTCAGGCAAGCACTTAATATTCAATCGCCGAATATCCATAAATTATGGTATTTAAAAATAGACATAGAAAGTTTTTTTATGAGCATTAATAAATTCGTCCTTTTCTCGCTCGTTCAAAAACATATCAATAATACCGATATTTTATGGCTCTCCAAGCTTATTATTTTCCAGAATCCAACCGACAATTATCTCATCAAGGGAGACAGAAAAATCCTAGCCTCTATTCCAAAAAACAAATCTTTTTTTCATGCCCCGCCAAGCAACGGACTGCCTATTGGCAATTACACTTCACAATTTTTCGCCAATGTTTATCTCAATGAAGCCGATCAATTTATAAAACATAATCTTAAATGCCGCCATTATTTCCGCTATATGGATGATTTCTTGCTGCTTCACGAGGACAAAAATATTCTCCTGAAATGGCGAGATAAAATTTCAAATTTTCTTGAAAACCGGCTAAAACTCACGCTTCATCCTAAAAAACAGTTTCTTCAGCCAGTTTCGCGCGGCATTGATTTTCTCGGTTATATCGTAAAACCCGATTATATTCTCAGCCGAAGAAGAATTATCGCTAATTTCAAAAAGAAACTGCATTATTTCAATAAACTGCTGAATAATGATGCCGAGCCTTGGCCAGAAAAACAAAATTTTCAACCCGCTCTACCCTTAATATTCCATAATCAAACGCCGGCTTTGGAATTTATCCTTGAAACGCAGGCAACTATCAATTCTTATTACGGACATTTCAAGCATGCCAATTGCTCATATCTTCGGAAAAATCTCTGCCAAAAATATTTTAAAGAGCTGAATAACTTTCTGGATCCTGCTGATAAAACTTTTTCATCTTTCATTATCAACCCCGCAATCAAAAAGTTCTACCAAGAAAAAAATAAAGAATATTAA
- a CDS encoding nucleotidyltransferase domain-containing protein, producing MFNLKSEITIKALRYFFINPSKKNYINELARILEADPGNLSRKLQKLEKEGILSSEFSGEQRYYFINKNYPLLKEVKKAFELKYGLGDMIACSLKKIKGIKEAYIFGSYAKGDFEAESDIDVLIIGDHQVMEAAKALLPVQEKIRREINVVDLTEEEFAKRKKNKDEFITNIFSGKAVKIL from the coding sequence ATGTTTAACCTTAAATCAGAAATTACCATTAAGGCGCTAAGATATTTTTTTATAAATCCGAGCAAGAAAAATTATATCAACGAACTGGCGCGAATTTTGGAAGCTGACCCGGGAAATTTAAGCCGAAAACTGCAAAAATTGGAAAAAGAGGGAATTTTAAGCTCGGAATTTTCAGGCGAGCAAAGGTATTATTTTATCAACAAGAATTACCCTTTGCTTAAAGAAGTAAAAAAAGCTTTTGAATTGAAATACGGATTGGGAGATATGATTGCCTGTAGCTTAAAGAAAATTAAAGGAATAAAAGAAGCTTATATTTTCGGTTCATACGCCAAAGGAGATTTTGAAGCGGAAAGCGATATTGATGTTTTGATAATCGGCGATCATCAGGTTATGGAAGCGGCAAAAGCGCTGCTGCCAGTACAGGAAAAAATCAGGCGCGAGATTAATGTTGTCGATTTAACCGAAGAGGAATTTGCCAAAAGGAAAAAAAATAAAGATGAATTTATAACTAATATTTTTAGCGGTAAAGCAGTTAAAATTTTATAA
- a CDS encoding glycosyltransferase — translation MKIALVHDYLVQYGGAERVLEVFSEIFPYAPIYTLVYDKNIFKNRFGRKKIYTSFLQSLPLSKSHHRSFPILMPMAIESFDLSFYDIVLSDSNSYAKGIISNSGTLHICYCHTPMRYAWDDYYSYTENFSVAKLIRKAIPLAMNYIRLWDKISADRVDKFITNSNFVAKRIAKYYRRSAEVIYPPVSLAFFNPDKKIKKEDYFLIVGRLIPYKRFDLVVGAFNTLGLRLKIIGDGPEMQRLKKMAKSNIEFLGWQSDEEIRDHYAKAKAFLFPQEEDFGIVALESLASGTPVIAYRGGGALEIVKEGINGIFFDEQTVDAIVGAVRDFKDKNFDGEKIKDSVRSFDKEIFKKKIKEFVEREWVEFKKINNFKF, via the coding sequence ATGAAAATAGCCTTAGTTCATGATTATTTAGTGCAATATGGCGGCGCCGAAAGAGTGCTGGAGGTTTTTAGCGAAATTTTTCCTTATGCTCCGATCTATACTTTGGTTTACGATAAAAATATTTTTAAAAACAGGTTTGGCCGTAAAAAGATCTATACTTCTTTTTTGCAATCCTTGCCGCTGTCAAAATCGCATCATCGCTCTTTTCCGATTTTAATGCCCATGGCGATCGAGAGCTTTGATCTTTCTTTTTACGATATTGTTTTGTCCGATTCAAACAGCTATGCCAAGGGAATAATCTCTAATTCCGGAACGCTGCATATTTGTTATTGCCACACGCCGATGAGATACGCGTGGGATGATTATTACAGCTATACTGAAAATTTTTCCGTCGCGAAGCTGATCAGGAAGGCGATTCCGCTGGCGATGAATTATATCAGGCTTTGGGACAAGATTTCCGCCGATCGCGTCGATAAATTTATCACCAATTCAAATTTTGTCGCCAAGCGCATCGCGAAATATTATCGCCGTTCGGCGGAAGTGATCTATCCTCCGGTCAGTTTGGCGTTTTTCAATCCGGACAAGAAAATCAAGAAAGAGGATTATTTTTTAATTGTCGGAAGACTGATTCCGTATAAAAGGTTCGATTTGGTGGTCGGAGCGTTCAATACTTTGGGCTTGCGGCTGAAAATAATCGGAGATGGCCCGGAAATGCAAAGATTGAAAAAAATGGCAAAATCGAACATAGAATTTTTGGGCTGGCAGTCCGATGAAGAGATTCGGGATCATTACGCCAAGGCGAAAGCTTTTCTTTTCCCTCAGGAAGAAGATTTTGGCATTGTCGCTCTGGAGTCTTTGGCTTCCGGCACGCCGGTTATCGCGTATCGGGGAGGCGGGGCGCTCGAGATCGTCAAGGAAGGCATAAATGGCATATTCTTCGATGAACAGACTGTGGATGCGATCGTTGGCGCAGTCCGCGATTTTAAGGACAAAAACTTCGATGGTGAAAAAATAAAGGATAGCGTCAGGAGTTTTGATAAGGAAATTTTTAAGAAAAAAATAAAAGAATTTGTGGAAAGGGAATGGGTAGAATTTAAAAAAATAAATAATTTTAAATTTTAA